From the Xiphophorus maculatus strain JP 163 A chromosome 20, X_maculatus-5.0-male, whole genome shotgun sequence genome, one window contains:
- the cse1l gene encoding exportin-2 — MELNDANLQTLTEFLRKTLDPDPTVRRPAEKFLESVEGNQNYPLLLLTLLEKSQDNVIRVCAAVTFKNYIKRNWRIVEDEPNKISDADRTAIKANIVNLMLSSPEQIQKQLSDAISIIGREDFPQKWPDLLTEMVTRFRSGDFHIINGVLRTAHSLFKRYRHEFKSNELWTEIKLVLGTFALPLTELFKATIELCQTHANDVNALKVLFSSLTLISKLFYSLNFQDLPEFFEDNMETWMTNFHGLLTLDNKLLQTDDEEEAGLLELLKSQICDNAALYAQKYDEEFQPYLPRFVTAIWNLLVSTGQEVKYDLLVSNAIQFLASVCERPHYKHLFEDQNTLTSICEKVIVPNMEFRSADEEAFEDNSEEYIRRDLEGSDIDTRRRAACDLVRGLCKFFEGPVTAIFSGYVNSMLSEYAKNPGLNWKHKDAATYLVTSLASKAQTQKHGITQANELVNLTEFFVNHILPDLQSSNVNEFPVLKADAIKYVMIFRSKLPKEQLLQAVPLLITHLQAESTVQHTYAAHALERLFTMRGPNNATLITSAEMAPFTEQLLTNLFKALTLPGSAENEYIMKAIMRSFSLLQEAIVPYIPTLIGQLTHKLLLVSKNPSKPHFNHYLFESLCLSVRITCKANPVTVSSFEEALFPVFTEILQNDVQEFLPYVFQVMSLLLEIHSNSIPASYMALFPHLLQPVLWERTGNIPPLVRLLQAFLEKGGASIAASAADKIPGLLGVFQKLIASKANDHQGFYLLNSIIENMPPESITQYRKQIFILLFQRLQSSKTTKFIKSFLVFINLYCVKYGAIALQEIFDSIQPKMFGMVLEKIIIPEVQKVSGTVEKKICAVGITKILTECPAMMDTEYTKLWTPLLQALIGLFELPEDDSIPDDEHFIDIEDTPGYQTAFSQLAFAGRKEHDPIGDAVGNPKILLAQSLHKLSTACPGRVPSMLNTSLNAEALKFLQGYLQVASVQLV, encoded by the exons ATGGAGCTGAATGATGCTAACCTGCAAACCCTGACAGAGTTTTTGAGGAAAACATTGGACCCAGATCCAACAGTCAGGCGTCCAG CTGAAAAGTTTCTCGAGTCGGTGGAAGGAAACCAGAACTACCCCTTGTTACTTCTCACTTTGCTGGAGAAATCTCAAGACAACGTGATCCGTGTGTGTGCTGCTGTTACCTTCAAGAActacataaaaagaaactggAGAATT GTTGAAGATGAACCGAACAAAATCTCAGATGCTGACCGAACAGCGATCAAAGCGAACATTGTAAATCTGATGCTGAGCAGCCCAGAACAGATTCAGAAACAG CTGAGTGACGCCATCAGCATCATAGGAAGAGAAGACTTTCCTCAAAAATGGCCGGACCTTCTGACTGAAATGGTGACCCGCTTCAGAAGCGGAGACTTCCACATCATCAACGGCGTTCTCCGTACCGCACATTCCCTCTTCAAGAG GTACCGCCACGAGTTTAAGTCCAACGAGCTTTGGACTGAGATTAAACTTGTACTGGGTACGTTTGCCCTTCCTCTGACGGAGCTCTTCAAG GCCACCATCGAGTTGTGTCAAACTCACGCCAACGATGTCAACGCCCTAAAGGTCCTCTTCTCGTCCCTAACACTCATTTCAAAGCTTTTCTACAGTCTTAACTTCCAG GACCTTCCAGAGTTCTTTGAGGACAACATGGAAACCTGGATGACCAATTTTCACGGCCTTCTGACTCTGGACAATAAGCTTTTACAAACAGAT GATGAGGAGGAGGCAGGTCTCCTGGAGCTGCTGAAATCTCAGATCTGTGACAACGCAGCTCTTTATGCTCAAAAGTACGACGAGGAATTTCAGCCGTACCTGCCACGCTTTGTTACTGCTATCTGGAACCTTCTGGTCTCCACCGGCCAGGAAGTCAAATATGACCTG CTTGTTAGCAATGCTATTCAGTTTTTAGCATCCGTGTGTGAAAGGCCGCATTACAAGCATCTATTTGAGGACCAGAATACGCTCACCAGCATTTGTGAGAAGGTCATTGTGCCCAACATGGAGTTCAGAA GTGCAGATGAGGAGGCTTTTGAAGATAACTCAGAAGAATACATTCGAAGAGATCTTGAAGGATCTG aCATCGACACTCGTCGCAGGGCTGCATGCGACTTAGTGAGGGGTCTCTGTAAGTTTTTCGAGGGGCCGGTCACGGCCATCTTCTCTGGCTATGTGAACTCGATGCTGTCAGAATATGCCAAGAACCCTGGACTGAACTGGAAACACAAAGATGCAGCCACCTATCTAGTCACATCGCTGGCATCCAAAGCCCAGACACAGAAG catGGTATAACACAAGCCAATGAACTGGTGAATCTGACTGAATTCTTTGTGAACCATATTCTCCCAGATTTACAATCATCCAATG TTAATGAGTTCCCAGTGCTGAAAGCAGATGCGATCAAGTATGTTATGATTTTCAGAAGTAAG CTTCCCAAGGAGCAGTTGCTGCAGGCAGTTCCTCTCCTCATAACACATCTGCAGGCGGAGAGCACCGTCCAACACACTTACGCTGCTCATGCTTTGGAGAGGCTGTTCACAATGAGAGGCCCCAACAATGCAACACT GATCACTTCAGCAGAGATGGCACCTTTTACTGAACAGCTGCTCACCAACCTGTTCAAAGCACTCACTCTTCCTGGTTCTGCAGAAAATGAGTACATCATGAAag CCATCATGCGCAGCTTCTCCTTGCTGCAGGAGGCCATAGTTCCTTACATTCCCACTCTGATTGGCCAGCTCACTCATAAGTTGCTCCTAGTCAGCAAG AATCCCAGCAAGCCTCACTTTAACCACTACTTGTTCGAGtctttgtgtctgtctgtgcGGATCACCTGCAAGGCCAACCCGGTCACCGTCAGCAGCTTCGAGGAAGCACTCTTCCCCGTCTTCACAGAAATCCTTCAGAACGACGTCCAAG agttTCTTCCATATGTGTTCCAGGTGATGTCTCTCCTCCTGGAGATCCACTCCAACTCTATTCCTGCTTCCTACATGGCTCTGTTCCCCCACCTGCTGCAGCCCGTCCTGTGGGAACGCACGGGGAACATCCCTCCTCTTGTGCGTCTGCTGCAAGCTTTTCTTGAGAAGGGAGGAGCCTCCattgctgcttctgctgctgataAAATT CCTGGCTTGCTTGGAGTTTTCCAGAAGCTCATTGCTTCCAAAGCCAACGACCATCAAGGCTTTTACCTTCTCAACAGCATCATAGAGAACATGCCCCC CGAGTCGATTACTCAGTACAGGAAACAGATCTTCATTTTGCTCTTCCAGCGACTCCAGAGCTCTAAAACTACAAAGTTTATTAAAA GTTTCTTAGTGTTCATCAACTTATATTGTGTCAAATATGGAGCGATTGCACTTCAGGAGATTTTTGACAGCATCCAGCCAAA GATGTTTGGGATGGTGTTGGAGAAAATCATTATTCCAGAGGTTCAGAAAGTGTCTGGAACTGTTGAGAAGAAGATCTGTGCCGTCGGCATCACAAAGATCCTCACAGAGTGTCCGGCCATGATGGACACAGAGTACACCAAGCTCTG GACTCCGCtgctccaggctctgattggtctgtTTGAGTTGCCAGAAGATGACAGCATCCCAGACGACGAGCATTTCATAGACATAGAAGACACACCCGGCTACCAGACGGCTTTCTCACAGCTGGCCTTTGCTGGAAGGAAGGAACACGACCCGATCGGAGACGCAGTCGGAAACCCCAAAATCCTGTTGGCCCAGTCCCTCCACAAGCTTTCTACTGCCTGTCCTGGAAGG GTTCCCTCGATGCTGAACACTAGTCTGAACGCCGAGGCCCTGAAGTTCCTGCAGGGATATTTGCAGGTAGCTTCTGTGCAGCTGGTTTGA
- the LOC102223710 gene encoding retinol dehydrogenase 10-like, translating to MILIVDLLLMIIDVTYSILCAVVRTFLHPRLKSIDGELCLITGAGGVLGRLFVLEFAKEGAHLVLWDCDTAANERTAQLARELGVEVRTYTVDLSKRQSIYDAAERVRAEVGDVSILVNNAGVVAGRRLLECPDELLERTLLVNCHALFWMTKAFLPQMKARNHGHIVTIASALGLFTTACVEDYCASKFGAVGFHESLAHELRAENHDGIKTTLVCPYIVDTGMFSGCEIRKEIRNLIPPLEPLYTVQQSMKAILGEQEMICIPRIMYIVFIARALLPWEANVVAYRFTGGDKCMMPFIKNAETKTSGGHIQSS from the exons ATGATCCTCATCGTGGACCTGCTGTTGATGATCATCGATGTCACCTACTCCATCCTGTGCGCCGTGGTGCGCACCTTCCTCCATCCCAGGCTGAAGAGCATCGACGGGGAGCTGTGTCTGATCACGGGAGCCGGGGGGGTTCTGGGTCGCCTCTTCGTCCTGGAGTTCGCCAAAGAGGGGGCGCACCTCGTCCTGTGGGACTGCGACACGGCTGCCAACGAGCGGACCGCGCAACTGGCCCGGGAGCTGGGCGTGGAAGTGCGCACCTACACTGTGGACCTGTCCAAGCGCCAGAGCATCTATGACGCTGCGGAGAGGGTGAGAGCGGAGGTCGGGGATGTCTCCATCCTGGTCAACAATGCGGGGGTGGTGGCCGGACGGAGGCTGCTGGAGTGTCCGGACGAGCTTCTGGAGAGGACTCTGCTGGTGAACTGCCATGCGCTGTTTTGG ATGACAAAAGCCTTCCTGCCTCAGATGAAAGCCAGAAACCACGGCCATATTGTCACTATCGCTAGTGCTCTTGGACTGTTCACCACAGCATGTGTGGAG GATTACTGTGCCAGTAAGTTCGGTGCTGTTGGCTTCCATGAGTCCCTGGCACACGAGCTGCGAGCAGAAAACCACGACGGCATCAAAACCACATTGGTGTGCCCCTACATCGTAGACACAGGGATGTTTTCAGGCTGTGAGATCAG GAAAGAAATTCGGAACCTGATTCCTCCACTTGAGCCTCTCTATACAGTCCAGCAATCCATGAAAGCCATCCTGGGCGAGCAGGAAATGATCTGCATTCCTCGCATCATGTACATCGTCTTCATCGCAAGAGC GTTGTTACCTTGGGAGGCCAACGTTGTGGCATATCGCTTCACGGGAGGCGATAAGTGCATGATGCCCTTCATCAAGAACGCTGAGACAAAAACCTCAGGCGGCCACATCCAGTCTTCCTGA